One stretch of Geoalkalibacter ferrihydriticus DSM 17813 DNA includes these proteins:
- a CDS encoding energy-coupling factor ABC transporter ATP-binding protein encodes MALMTLDEIELGYPDGFNLHVEHLALEPGRIYILSGPNGAGKSTLLHTLALLSRPRRGVIRFGEEAVTWGGSQLRRLRRRVTLVHQTPYLFSGSIQHNLAMGLSLRGIRGYEQRRRIEQSLTAVGLSDFAKRPARELSGGETRRVALARALALYPDILLLDEPTANLDSATIATFEDVIQILPAQGITVVMSSHDPGQPRRLGGELLRLGGGRLLPVRSRAESAALEVLR; translated from the coding sequence AAATCGAACTCGGCTATCCCGACGGCTTCAATCTGCACGTCGAACATCTGGCTCTTGAACCCGGTCGCATTTACATCCTCAGCGGCCCCAACGGCGCGGGCAAATCGACGCTGCTGCACACGCTGGCCCTGCTCAGCCGCCCCCGGCGCGGCGTCATCCGCTTCGGCGAGGAAGCAGTCACCTGGGGCGGCTCGCAACTGCGCCGCCTGCGCCGCCGTGTGACCCTGGTTCATCAAACCCCCTACCTGTTCAGCGGCTCCATCCAGCATAATCTGGCCATGGGCTTGTCCCTGCGCGGCATCCGCGGTTACGAGCAGCGTCGCCGCATCGAACAGAGTCTGACCGCCGTGGGCCTGAGTGACTTTGCCAAACGACCGGCACGGGAACTTTCAGGCGGCGAAACCCGCCGCGTGGCCCTGGCGCGCGCCCTGGCTCTGTACCCCGACATTCTTTTACTTGACGAACCCACCGCCAACCTCGACAGCGCCACCATCGCCACCTTCGAAGACGTCATCCAGATCCTGCCGGCACAGGGCATCACGGTGGTCATGTCCAGCCACGACCCCGGCCAGCCCCGCCGTCTCGGCGGCGAACTGCTACGCCTCGGCGGCGGTCGCCTGCTGCCGGTGCGCAGTCGCGCCGAGAGCGCTGCGTTGGAAGTTCTGCGCTGA